GAAACATTTACTATATTAGACGATGTGGTTTATATGAAAAATGTACATATAAAACTTCGTGAAGATGTAAATGCATTGGATGCCGTGGTACTTTCGGCAGGAACATTTTCAGCAGGCGATACTAGTAAAGTGAATGTGTTAAAACCTTTAGATGTGGTAACAACAGCTAGTGCTTTGGGCGATTTTGTAGGTGCTTTGCAAACCTTACCAGGAACAACCACTGTTGCCGAAGATGGCAGATTGTTTGTGCGGGGAGGTGATGCCGATGAAACCCAGATTTTTATTGATGGGATTCGAGTGTTTACACCTTACACACCCACGACCAACAATGCGCCTCCCGCGGGCGTTATTCGCCTTTCTTGTTTGATGGTATTACGTTCTCTACAGGTGGGTATTCTGCAGAATTTGGGCAAGCACTATCGAGTGTCTTGTTATTAAATACAATGGATGAACCCGATCAAGAGAAAACTGAAATTGGTATTATGAGTGTTGGTGCTCGTTTAGGGAACACTCAAAAACGGAACAAAACTTCGTTGAGTTTTAATGCTTCATATATTAATTTAGCACCTTATAACACTATTTTTTCTAGCCGAAATGATTGGATAGAACCTTATGAAACTGTTTCGGGTGAAATCGTATTTCGTAAAAAAACGAATAAGGGTTTATTTAAATTATATGGTGCTTTTGATGCGACAAATTTTGAATTAACGCAAGAAGATATTAACTATGAAGATGGTGTTTATTTTAAATTGAAGAATAAAAATCTTTATTTGAATAGTTCTTATGAAGGGGAGTTGAATGATACTTGGACTTATTTTGGAGGTGTCAGTTTTACTCATGGTAATAACGATTTAAAGATTATTGATAGTGCCATTGAAGACACAGAAAACTCGATACATGCCAAATTGAAATTCAAAAACAGAATAAATAACCGGTTTAAGTTATATTTTGGAGGGGAGTACTTTGCTACTAATTTTAAAGAAAATTACAACGACAAGGCTATAAAGAATGTTAATTACGGTTATGATAATAACCTAGTCGCCGCATTTACTGAAGCCGATATATTCATATCTAAAAACTTAGCGTTTAAAACGGGGCTACGTGCCGAATATAGCCAGTTGTTTAAAGAAACTACCATAGCACCTCGGGTGTCATTGGCATATAAAACGTCGGGTAAAAGTCAGTTGTCTTTAGCTTATGGAAATTTTTATCAAAACCCATCGAGTAACATTTTAAAATTCAACCAAGATTTAAAAGCCCAAAACACTTCACATTTTATAGCAAACTATCAATATAATGGCGATAGAAAGCTTTTTAGAGCCGAAGCTTATTATAAAAACTACAATGATTTAGTAAAGTATGATACAGATTTTGCCGACTTCAACAGCCTGTATAGCAACAAGGGGTCGGGCTTTGCAAAGGGCATCGATTTCTTTTGGCGAGACAGTAAAAGTATTAAAAATGTGGATTATTGGGTTAGTTATTCGCTTTTAGATACCGAGCGTGATTATAAAAATTACCCAACAAAAGCACAGCCCGATTTTGCAAATACGCATAACGTATCGGTAGTAGGGAAATACTGGATTAACGATTGGCGCAGTCAAGTAGGTTTTAGTTATGCCTTCGCATCTGGTAGAACCTACACCAACCCAAACGAAACGGGTTTTTTAAATGAAAAAGCAAAAGCGTATAACAGTTTAAGTGTGAATTGGGCGTATTTAGTTAGTCCGCAAAAAATACTATATGCTTCTGTAAACAACGTGTTGGGTTTTAAAAATATTAATGGATATCAATATGCGAATACATCTGATTTAAATGGGAACTTTAGCCGTCGCACTTTACAGCCAGCCACGGATCAATTCTTTTTTGTGGGCTTCTTTTGGACTATTAGTGAGGATAAAAAGAGTAATCAGTTGGATGATTTGTAGAGGTGGTTCCTTTAGCAAATAAGCATTACCTTTCTTTTAAGTATAAAACAGCAATAAATTATATTTATAACTAGTTGGTTTTATAATTTATTCTCTTTCAAATCTTTAGCTAAACTTGCTGTTTTCAGTTTTTTATTCTGCTTTAGATATTCTAAATCCGATGAATTGTCAATCATTAACTGACGATTATAATAATTTATATGTTCTAGAATTCCAAAAACATTCGCTAAAACACCCCAAATAATTAAGTTTTCTGGTAAAATTTGCCAGTCATTCTTATAAATTTGAAGACCAAATATTATGGGTATTAGAGCAATTAATATCAAATTTAATTTTTTAGAATTTTTGAAAATATTTAAATTTTTTTCTTGGTTGAACGGCTTATTAAGCAATCGGTATAACTTCAATTTCCAATAATGCTGTCCTTGAATTAATATTAATATACAGATTAAAAGACCGTATAAAAGAAAAAATATATCTGTAAAGGAATTTTTAAAAATTAGATAAATTAAAATCCCTGGGAATGTCACAAAAGCGTGAAATCTTTCCATTGGATAATAACTCTTCAATCTTTTAATTAGTTTTTGCTTACTCATTTATGTTTTCAACTTAGATCTATCTCTTTCGTTTCAATTGACTATATAATATGCTAAACAAAGTTAGTGGTTTTTCTTATAAAATCAATTTTTAAAGCAGAGTAATATGATAAATATCATAGTTATCCATTCTAATATCTAATAATTTTAAGGTAATAAAACAATTTGTCATGTTACTTAGAAAAAAAAATCCAGAATTAGAAATTGGCAGAAACAGTAGTTTGTATTTTGCTATTGGTTTAAACTTAATGTTATTTTTTTCTTGGCAAGCTTTAGAATATAAAACTTATGAAAAAAGAGAGGTTGCTATAGATATCTTAACTATGGAAGCGAAAACCGAGGAAGAAATTCCAATTGTAAATTATAATGCGCCACCACCTCCGCCACCTCCCGTGGCATTTAGCGAAAGTATTCAAATAGTTGATGATGTTGTAGAAATTGAAGAAACCGTTATAGAAAGTAGTGAAACTAATCAAAATGAAGCTATTTCAGATAATAAAAATATTGTTGGTATAGGAGATGTTAAGGTAGCTGTGGTTGAAGAAGATGTGGAGGTGGCGTTTGCTGTTATTGAAGATGTTCCAGTATTTCCTGGTTGTGAAGGCTTATCAAAAAGTGAAACCAAAGATTGTTTTCAACGAAAAATTCAAGAGCATGTAGTTAAGAATTTTCATTATCCAGAAACGGCATTACAATTAAGTATTCAAGGACGGGTATCGGTTATGTTTATTGTCGACTCTAAAGGTGTTACCACAGGAATACGTTCTAGAGGACCAGATAAAATTTTAGAAAAGGAAGCAGAGCGTATTATTGGATTATTGCCCAAAATGCAACCAGGCAAACAACGAGGAAGACCTGTTAGAGTAGCTTACGCTGTCCCCATTTTCTTTAAGTATCAAGAACGATAGTGTTTTGAATAGTAGTTATCATATTGAAAAATCAAAAGATGTTATGTCTTTTGATTTTTTTTATACCTAATAAAATGGTTTTACTTATTGTAAATTACAATACATCCTTAAAAAAATACAATTGGGTAAGTCGCTTTTTTAAAACCCATTAAGGTGATAGATATTTGTTTCATAATATGTACTGAATCTGTTTCAGTATTTAAACAAAAACCAAATGAAACATTTAATTATCATCGCCACCTTTTTAGTATCGGCATTAACAACCTCACAAACTAATTACGAAGAAGGTATGCAAAAAGCCTTTGAATTATGGGGAACGAATCCAAACGAAGCATCAAATTTATTTGAACGCATTGCTAAAGCTGAACCACACAATTGGTTACCTTCATATTATGCAGCCCAAGTTAATATTGTTAGCAGTTTTGGAGAAACCAATGAAGAAAAGCTAGCAGCTCAACTTAAAAAAGCACAAGATTTAATTAATGATGCTACAGCAATTTCAAAAAGTAATCCTGAAATTTTAGTAATGCAAGCCTTATTGCACACTGCTTGGGTAGCCTATGATGGTGCAACTTACGGTATGACTTTATCTGGTAAAATAACAGACTTGTATACAAAAGCAAGCATGTTAGCTCCAAACAATCCTCGTGTGGTGTATTGTAAAGCGGAGTGGGACATGGGTAGCGCTACGTATTTTGGACAAGATACCAAGCCGTTTTGTAAGGATTTAGAGCGTGCATTAGAACTTTTTGATAACTTTAAACCAGAAACACCATTTGGCCCGAATTGGGGGAAGGAACGCACAGAAATGCTATTACAATCTTGTAAAGAGTAAAACGAGAGTTTAAATTAAAGTCATGAAAAATTTTAGAAAATCAGTCATTTTAAGTTTTGTAATAGGTTGTGCTGTTTTTGTAATAGGTAATGCGTTGTCTGGAGACTTTAGTTTTAAAAGCGTAAACGAATTTCTAATTAATTTTTTTCAATATCAATTATACAGTT
The genomic region above belongs to Mariniflexile litorale and contains:
- a CDS encoding energy transducer TonB — protein: MLLRKKNPELEIGRNSSLYFAIGLNLMLFFSWQALEYKTYEKREVAIDILTMEAKTEEEIPIVNYNAPPPPPPPVAFSESIQIVDDVVEIEETVIESSETNQNEAISDNKNIVGIGDVKVAVVEEDVEVAFAVIEDVPVFPGCEGLSKSETKDCFQRKIQEHVVKNFHYPETALQLSIQGRVSVMFIVDSKGVTTGIRSRGPDKILEKEAERIIGLLPKMQPGKQRGRPVRVAYAVPIFFKYQER